One stretch of Candidatus Jidaibacter acanthamoeba DNA includes these proteins:
- the traD gene encoding conjugal transfer protein TraD: protein MQTVSQIKRKQDAHSKIQMGGLIVKAGLDYLHPKESAILLGILVDAKQKLDSDDKYEYLDYYQKLGFKEFSK from the coding sequence ATGCAGACAGTAAGCCAGATAAAACGTAAGCAAGATGCGCATAGTAAAATACAAATGGGTGGATTAATTGTTAAGGCTGGCCTTGATTATTTACATCCTAAAGAATCTGCAATTCTACTTGGTATTTTAGTTGATGCTAAGCAAAAACTAGACTCAGATGATAAGTATGAGTATTTAGATTATTATCAGAAATTAGGTTTTAAAGAGTTCAGTAAATAA